One part of the Solea solea chromosome 1, fSolSol10.1, whole genome shotgun sequence genome encodes these proteins:
- the ppp1r3g gene encoding protein phosphatase 1 regulatory subunit 3G, producing MPQLVHMFRSAPHSPGHAAASSPGQTTENGLQEEEEEEEEGDLDDEVDASRLEKFMRDRRRARSLPAYPAALLGCGPGSAERKRVKFADSMGLNLASVKHFSAQEEPQIPSKVLSRYRTFPPPQDLLYQDPGRLVTCFLEPRDPERRVQQLRVCLEKIWINRFDVRGQIRVLSRGSRTEVGLRYTFNDWLSHVDAQALCASAEDQPGSVGERFCFTVFTPPFMDSGSALTFALYLRSEDGEFWDNNDGHNYTLRYRCPHSSAPFGSAGFHDI from the coding sequence ATGCCGCAGCTGGTACACATGTTCCGTTCAGCCCCGCACAGCCCGGGACACGCTGCTGCGTCCTCACCGGGTCAGACCACGGAGAACggactgcaggaggaggaggaggaggaggaggaaggagaccTGGACGATGAGGTGGACGCGTCTCGTCTGGAGAAGTTCATGAGGGACCGGAGGAGAGCGCGCTCGCTGCCCGCGTACCCGGCGGCGCTGCTGGGCTGCGGTCCCGGCAGCGCGGAGAGGAAGCGGGTCAAGTTCGCGGACTCCATGGGTCTGAACCTGGCGAGCGTCAAACACTTCAGCGCGCAGGAGGAGCCGCAGATCCCGAGCAAAGTCCTGTCCCGGTACCGGACCTTCCCGCCGCCGCAGGACCTGCTGTACCAGGACCCGGGTCGCCTGGTCACCTGCTTCCTGGAGCCGAGGGACCCGGAGCGCAGAGTCCAGCAGCTGCGCGTGTGTCTGGAGAAAATCTGGATCAACCGCTTCGATGTTCGGGGGCAGATCCGGGTCCTGAGCCGCGGGTCCCGCACTGAGGTCGGGCTCCGGTACACGTTCAACGACTGGCTGTCTCACGTGGACGCGCAGGCTCTGTGCGCGTCCGCGGAGGATCAGCCGGGTTCGGTGGGAGAGCGGTTCTGCTTCACGGTGTTCACGCCCCCCTTCATGGACTCAGGCTCCGCCCTGACCTTTGCCCTCTACCTGAGGAGCGAGGACGGAGAGTTCTGGGACAACAACGACGGTCACAACTACACGCTCAGGTACCGCTGTCCGCACAGTAGCGCCCCCTTTGGCAGCGCCGGGTTTCACGACATCTGA